In the Sandaracinus amylolyticus genome, ACCTGCTCGAGCACCGCCGCCGCGTGGGCGCGCGCATCGGGATCGGGATCGCCGAGCACCTCGCACAACACGCGGTGCGCCTCGACGTCGTTGACGCGGGGGAGCACGGCCGCGATGGCGCGACGCGCGACGGGATCGGCGCTGCGCAGGGCGCGCGCGAGGGGTGCGAACAGCGCGGGCTCGACCGACGCGAAGGCGATCGCCTTGAACGCCGAGCAGCGATTGACGTGACGCGGCCCCTGCGCCGCGAGGCCGGGCTCGGAGAGCACCGCGAGCAGTCGCTCGACCTCGGGCGCGGGCGCGGGCGCCGCGGCCGCCACGAACCCGCGGAGCTCTTCGGGGGTCGCCCAAGCAGCCTCACGGAGCGCGCGGATCTTCTCGGCCAGCAACATCGCGAGACGAGGCTAGCACCCCCGCAGATCACGCGGGCGATCCGTGATGCGCCATCACCCGAGCGGGTATTCGATGGTCTCGATCGCCGACCCCGAGGCGTCGTACCACCACACGCGCGCACGGGTGGTCTCGGGGTCGAGATCGATCACGACGTAGTTGTTCGTCGTGCTCTGGAAGTCGAACTGATCGCCGCCGAGGATCCCGGCGAGCGGATTGCCCGACTGCGCGCCCGGGCCGGCGAGGATCTCGATCTGCGAGCTCCCGAGGCCCGAGGGCGACACGCGCTGCGCGCTCGCGAGGTGGAAGTCGCCCGCGACCCAGAGCACGCCGGTGATCGCCTCGTCGTCGATGAAGCCGAGGATCTCGTCGCGCTGCGCGGCATAGCCCTCCCAGCGATCGTTCGAGGCCGCGTCGAAGAGCGTCGGGAAGTTCGCGATCGGCACGGAATTCACGAGGATCTTGAACACCGCGTCGCTCGCCGCGAGGCCGGCCTTGAGCCAGTCCATCTGCGCGCGCGAGAGGTACTCGGCGTCCTCGTCGCGGCGCGTCGATGGCTTCCGCTCGCTGCGGCAGTCGAGCACGAAGATCTCCGCGGTGCGCCCCCAGCGCATCGACTTCCACACGCGATCGGGCGCGCTCTCGTCGCGCCGCACCGGCTGGTGCTCGAAGAACGTCTGCTTCGCCGCGGCGAGCTGCGCGGCGTCGAACGTCTCGGGGTTCCAGTCGTTGTCGAACTCGTGGTCGTCCCACGTCGACAGGCCGCTCGTGGCGCCGCGGATCGCGCGATACCCCGCGCGCGA is a window encoding:
- a CDS encoding alkaline phosphatase D family protein, whose product is MSGPNDRDDETKQTRREFLGAAVVAAVGLGTGCGGGSTSEDPDGGVLARDARIQDDDAATAIDAGPPDSGVAPVEPPDDLPEAATTIFPLGVASGDATTTRAIFWTRYTGDRALELVVWEMDENRYARTVHAAEVTPGEHGVVSVDVEALTPGARHRYVFFEIEAGERVARSPIGRMRAAPAGDVADVLRIGACSCTSNSREVATLAHAASREDLDVFLYLGDTTYNDGARSLAQYRDKWGESLSRAGYRAIRGATSGLSTWDDHEFDNDWNPETFDAAQLAAAKQTFFEHQPVRRDESAPDRVWKSMRWGRTAEIFVLDCRSERKPSTRRDEDAEYLSRAQMDWLKAGLAASDAVFKILVNSVPIANFPTLFDAASNDRWEGYAAQRDEILGFIDDEAITGVLWVAGDFHLASAQRVSPSGLGSSQIEILAGPGAQSGNPLAGILGGDQFDFQSTTNNYVVIDLDPETTRARVWWYDASGSAIETIEYPLG